A stretch of Coccidioides posadasii str. Silveira chromosome 2, complete sequence DNA encodes these proteins:
- a CDS encoding uncharacterized protein (EggNog:ENOG410PW7Y~COG:I~TransMembrane:5 (o6-26i401-419o425-441i462-480o515-536i)) produces MARGKIVPWVYDFGLWIFAFCLNLFFREIHPRAAWRIPRRGPVIIVAAPHANQFVDSVLLMRIVKHCVNRRVSFLIAEKSMREPYIGAMAGQMGAVPVVRAMDHVKPAQGQIYLPDPEKDPSLLRGKGTDFTSPLFMKGGSIIPLPVDKNGPEQQTIEEILGPEELRLRKPFKAFKPDHQLYSGLRTGTTFKVAPHIDQGEMFDAVYSNLCAGGCIGIFPEGGSHDRPSLLPLKAGVAIIALGALARDPDCGLSIVPCGMNYFHPHKFRSRAVIEFGNPIQAHPDQVEAFKAGGESKHNAVGSLLGTIQAALAAVTQQAPDYETMMLIQATRRLYKPLRMKLPLPVVIELNRRLLNGYTQFKNEPRVLQLKKAVSDYNQQLRALGIKDHQAEWGDVKSRPWWLVFVTLIYRIGELFTLAVGTLPSLLLFWPVFVISKAISLKKQRKALAASVVKLQGRDVVATWKMLVAMGLAPALYTWYTVIVTIWLRYCRHEGYYCDVVPWWMNARLYIPDFIPLWIFYIFFFGLMIAVSFAGLRIGEIGIDVMKSLPPLFVALNPLSASSLAKLRAQRQAVAAQVVDVINMFGPEMFPNFESERLVDHGQMHSDACLSQLKTVPLSESEYEGESRSRDSRSSSGSSGLPYDSFLKPFAPLESNQDLGKLNRRIRDAMQERGRKRFTDEYLLDEDDESDDISTRGIRAPMADDKKTR; encoded by the coding sequence ATGGCGCGGGGAAAGATAGTTCCCTGGGTTTACGACTTCGGGCTATGGATCTTCGCGTTCTGCCTCAATCTCTTCTTTCGCGAGATCCATCCCAGGGCAGCATGGCGTATCCCCAGGCGGGGGCCAGTCATCATTGTCGCCGCACCTCACGCTAATCAGTTTGTCGATTCTGTCTTGTTGATGCGCATCGTAAAGCACTGTGTCAACCGTCGTGTATCTTTTCTTATCGCAGAAAAATCCATGAGAGAGCCATACATCGGTGCCATGGCCGGGCAGATGGGTGCTGTGCCCGTCGTGCGGGCAATGGACCATGTCAAGCCCGCCCAGGGCCAAATCTACCTGCCTGACCCGGAGAAGGACCCAAGTCTTCTTCGGGGGAAAGGAACTGACTTTACAAGCCCTCTGTTTATGAAAGGCGGATCAATAATCCCACTCCCGGTGGATAAGAATGGCCCTGAGCAGCAAACTATCGAGGAGATCCTTGGACCCGAGGAGCTACGACTTCGAAAGCCGTTTAAAGCCTTCAAGCCTGATCACCAGCTTTACTCAGGTCTACGTACGGGCACTACTTTCAAGGTCGCGCCGCACATCGACCAAGGCGAGATGTTCGATGCGGTGTATAGCAACCTCTGCGCCGGGGGCTGCATCGGTATATTCCCTGAAGGAGGAAGCCATGATCGCCCTAGCTTGCTTCCTTTGAAGGCCGGTGTTGCGATTATCGCGTTGGGCGCTCTAGCACGAGACCCGGACTGTGGTCTTTCCATTGTTCCATGTGGCATGAACTACTTTCATCCACATAAATTCCGTTCGCGTGCTGTCATAGAATTTGGCAATCCAATCCAAGCCCACCcggatcaggttgaagcgTTCAAGGCCGGGGGTGAGTCCAAGCATAACGCAGTGGGGTCATTGCTTGGGACGATCCAAGCAGCACTCGCCGCTGTCACACAGCAGGCTCCGGATTACGAGACGATGATGCTCATCCAGGCCACAAGGAGACTATACAAGCCATTACGGATGAAGCTTCCCCTACCCGTGGTGATTGAGTTGAACAGACGGCTTCTCAATGGCTATACACAGTTCAAAAATGAGCCCCGAGTGCTTCAGCTTAAAAAGGCCGTGTCTGATTATAACCAACAGCTGAGAGCTTTGGGAATTAAAGACCATCAGGCAGAATGGGGCGACGTTAAGAGCCGACCATGGTGGTTGGTCTTTGTGACCTTGATCTACCGCATCGGCGAACTTTTCACATTGGCCGTGGGAACTTTACCATCCCTACTTTTGTTCTGGCCGGTTTTCGTCATTTCAAAGGCCATTTCCCTCAAGAAGCAGCGCAAGGCCCTTGCCGCTTCCGTTGTTAAATTGCAAGGCCGCGATGTTGTGGCCACCTGGAAGATGCTCGTCGCTATGGGGCTGGCACCGGCATTATACACGTGGTACACAGTGATTGTGACAATCTGGCTCCGGTACTGTCGTCATGAAGGCTATTATTGTGACGTGGTGCCTTGGTGGATGAATGCAAGACTCTACATACCAGACTTCATTCCTCTGTGGATCTTctatatcttcttctttgggCTAATGATTGCGGTGTCTTTCGCCGGCCTACGTATCGGTGAAATTGGTATTGACGTGATGAAGTCTCTGCCTCCGCTCTTTGTTGCGCTGAATCCATTATCAGCGAGTTCGCTGGCCAAGCTCAGGGCTCAACGCCAGGCAGTAGCGGCGCAAGTCGTGGATGTTATCAACATGTTCGGACCAGAAATGTTCCCCAACTTTGAGTCTGAAAGACTTGTCGATCACGGCCAGATGCACAGTGATGCTTGTCTATCTCAATTGAAGACGGTGCCACTCAGCGAGTCGGAATATGAGGGTGAAAGCCGAAGCCGTGACAGTCGAAGTAGCTCGGGTAGCAGCGGCTTACCCTACGATAGCTTCCTCAAGCCCTTTGCTCCTCTAGAATCCAACCAAGATCTGGGTAAGTTGAACAGGCGAATCAGAGATGCCATGCAGGAGAGAGGCCGAAAGCGTTTCACAGACGAATATTTGctggatgaggatgatgaatCAGACGACATCTCTACCCGTGGCATAAGAGCGCCGATGGCAGATGATAAAAAGACAAGGTAA
- a CDS encoding uncharacterized protein (EggNog:ENOG410PH2M~COG:U~BUSCO:8841at33183) — protein sequence MTDPLYELLVPYFDRDDASKCPPPPSTDATTSKYLSRLSTLSLSSLNSTELQSLSQSSHSSLVSLQALANRSHKTFIASADHLSSLRTSLPNLAEDTAKLRDAIPKLDEEAVRFSFRYSKSAENQILDRRRKAMQLAGNVDRLSDILELPTLLSTAVSSSSINAGAAGNAAAGTSYSSALDLFAHIKRLQTLYPDSPLVRDISRQAEDAMRDMASNLIASLRVQNIRLAAAMRTVGWLRRVAPELEHPAGQGKDSTHNEGAFGALFLVCRLANLLKMLDALEPLRELADQEKAKRLQQNEKQSEKSNGTRNSWSGGHQTERFLKRYIEIFREQSFAIVSLYRNIFAPAPTESDLAAALIPGLDLRKLPLDGVESNPKTLGRTEDPLCRLPPALATFPMHLAQLLMATLNAYLPNIRDKGSRESLLTQVLYCAASLGRLGGDFSMILSFLEGEESEEGGEDLDQGTDTVPEWEKVMKQHRVLAERLDSLTAGRSEGEGKRVHRQATPTQG from the coding sequence ATGACGGATCCCCTGTACGAACTTCTCGTCCCCTATTTTGACCGCGACGATGCCTCCAAATGCCCGCCTCCTCCCTCGACCGACGCCACCACCTCCAAGTACCTAAGCCGCTTGTCTACACTATCCCTCTCGTCATTGAACTCAACGGAGCTTCAGTCCCTTTCTCAGTCTTCTCACTCGAGCCTGGTCTCGCTTCAAGCGCTCGCCAATCGCTCTCACAAGACATTTATTGCCTCCGCGGATCATCTATCCTCTCTCCGAACTTCCCTGCCAAACCTTGCAGAAGACACCGCGAAACTACGAGATGCCATACCAAAGCTTGACGAGGAAGCCGTTCGCTTCTCCTTTAGATATAGTAAAAGCGCGGAGAATCAGATCCTGGATAGAAGGAGGAAGGCAATGCAGCTAGCTGGCAATGTGGATCGATTGTCAGATATCTTGGAGTTGCCTACACTGCTTTCTACAGCGGTCTCCTCGTCTTCGATTAATGCCGGTGCGGCGGGCAATGCGGCTGCCGGGACCAGCTATTCGTCAGCCCTGGATTTGTTTGCACACATAAAGCGCCTCCAGACCCTGTATCCCGACTCCCCTTTGGTAAGGGACATCTCTCGCCAGGCAGAGGATGCAATGAGAGACATGGCGAGCAATTTAATTGCGAGCCTTAGAGTACAGAATATAAGGTTGGCTGCAGCGATGAGGACAGTTGGCTGGCTTCGTCGTGTGGCTCCGGAACTTGAGCATCCAGCTGGGCAGGGCAAAGATTCTACGCACAACGAAGGGGCGTTTGGCGCACTATTTCTTGTGTGCCGGTTGGCAAATTTACTGAAGATGCTTGACGCTCTGGAACCGTTGCGCGAGCTTGCAGACCAAGAGAAAGCCAAACGACTACAGCAGAATGAAAAGCAAAGTGAGAAGTCTAACGGCACCAGAAACTCGTGGTCTGGGGGGCACCAAACAGAGCGTTTTCTCAAGCGGTATATCGAGATATTCAGAGAACAAAGCTTTGCCATTGTCTCTTTGTACAGGAACATCTTTGCTCCAGCGCCTACTGAATCAGACTTGGCGGCTGCTTTGATCCCGGGCCTTGATCTTCGAAAGCTCCCTCTTGACGGAGTGGAATCAAACCCGAAGACACTGGGCAGAACGGAAGACCCGCTGTGCCGTCTACCCCCCGCATTAGCAACCTTCCCAATGCATCTTGCGCAACTTCTCATGGCCACCTTGAACGCCTATCTTCCCAACATTCGGGACAAGGGGTCGCGGGAGAGTCTGCTTACCCAGGTGCTGTATTGCGCTGCAAGTCTGGGACGTTTGGGTGGAGATTTCAGCATGATCCTATCGTTCTTGGAAGGAGAGGAATCTGAGGAGGGAGGCGAGGACCTCGACCAAGGTACAGACACGGTTCCTGAATGGGAGAAGGTCATGAAGCAGCATCGTGTGCTGGCGGAGCGACTTGACTCTCTCACCGCTGGCAGGAGTGAGGGTGAAGGGAAGCGTGTACATAGACAAGCTACACCAACACAGGGTTAA
- a CDS encoding uncharacterized protein (EggNog:ENOG410PFQS~COG:S) has product MHDAPASPAAQAEDREESTLPEQHDAEQDDDQDETGEEAKSAQPQEPEQEKGQELEKEGEQIAEGDDEQEPTVPSTPLPDSEEPSRQDTPSRTPGRVSAIPPGPRKRRPGRPPKNRPPDWEAPETGEPRSDASAPPRKRGRGRPSAGGRWGKSRGGPSHVTQVPVDKEGNMMNVINDEVDLPEDPEGETKVDKLGNLLGGREYRVRTFTILDRGERQYMLSTEPARCIGFRDSYLFFQKHKLLYKIIIDDDEKRNLIEREIIPHSYKGRAIGVVTARSVFREFGAKIIIGGRKVIDDYGVKAAKERGDVEGELAVPEDILPGPGETYDRNRYVAWHGASSVYHSGAPSVPMPAGKAMEAKKKKVIVTGDNWMVEHARASSAFNSSLAKMRLEAMSGVYDIHTNTMLYPRDMQPSHIRVERVEPPQEESAADRQKLIDSANNELQRLQISTAETPVLNGITSENGGEGSNATKSDSKENSAPAPKTTAAGPPLGSSTIFPKVASRVSRHYAVQDVYYETPSYTALGAPGPNGSGHSSGLVTVDPNTGEPIFNMDTELLKELPPECREAYIEAAMKEWEWKRQFTPVGENRGVSRLKMSYSYAP; this is encoded by the exons ATGCATGATGCTCCCGCGTCACCAGCAGCCCAGGCAGAAGATCGAGAGGAATCCACTCTTCCAGAACAACACGACGCCGAGCAGGATGATGACCAAGATGAAACGGgcgaagaagcaaagtcagcGCAGCCTCAAGAACCAGAGCAAGAAAAAGGACAGGAACTGGAGAAAGAAGGTGAACAAATAGCTGAAGGCGACGATGAACAAGAGCCCACCGTGCCGTCGACTCCTCTCCCCGACTCGGAAGAGCCATCCCGTCAAGACACGCCCTCTCGCACTCCGGGAAGGGTATCTGCGATTCCTCCTGGCCCTCGAAAGCGTCGTCCCGGTCGCCCACCCAAAAATCGCCCTCCGGACTGGGAGGCACCAGAAACAGGGGAGCCTCGTTCCGATGCCAGCGCGCCTCCGCGAAAAAGAGGTCGTGGCCGTCCATCCGCTGGAGGAAGATGGGGAAAGTCGAGGGGTGGGCCGTCGCATGTTACCCAGGTTCCTGTTGATAAAGAAGGGAATATGATGAACGTCATTAATGATGAAGTCGACTTGCCAGAGGATCCTGAGGGTGAAACAAAGGTGGACAAGCTTGGTAATTTGCTCGGTGGGCGTGAGTATCGAGTGCGAACATTCACCATTTTAGACCGGGGTGAGAGACAGTACATGCTGTCAACAGAACCTGCGCGATGTATTGGGTTTCGTGATTCATATCTCTTTTTCCAGAAGCACAAGTTGCTCTATAAGATCATcattgatgatgatgagaagaGGAACCTGATTGAGAGGGAAATCATTCCACATTCATACAAAGGCCGTGCAATTGGTGTGGTTACCGCGCGGTCAGTCTTCAGAGAGTTTGGTGCAAAGATTATTATTGGTGGCCGCAAGGTTATTGATGACTACGGCGTGAAAGCTGCTAAGGAGCGTGGGGACGTTGAGGGCGAGTTGGCCGTACCAGAAGATATTTTACCTGGCCCCGGTGAAACTTATGATCGCAACCGCTACGTTGCCTGGCACGGAGCAAGCAGTGTTTATCATTCTGGTGCACCATCAGTTCCAATGCCTGCTGGAAAAGCCATGGAGgctaagaagaagaaggtcATTGTGACCGGAGATAACTGGATGGTTGAGCATGCTAGAGCAAGCAG TGCATTCAACTCTTCTCTAGCCAAGATGCGGCTTGAAGCCATGAGTGGAGTCTACGATATCCATACCAACACTATGCTCTATCCTCGAGACATGCAACCCTCGCATATTCGCGTAGAACGCGTCGAACCGCCCCAGGAAGAGAGCGCAGCCGATCGGCAGAAGCTCATCGATAGCGCCAATAACGAGCTCCAACGCCTTCAGATCTCCACGGCCGAGACCCCAGTCCTAAATGGCATTACTAGCGAGAACGGCGGCGAAGGCTCCAACGCGACCAAGTCTGACAGCAAAGAGAATTCTGCTCCTGCTCCCAAGACCACCGCTGCGGGCCCTCCTTTAGGTTCCTCGACTATCTTCCCCAAAGTGGCATCTCGTGTCTCACGCCATTATGCGGTCCAAGATGTCTACTATGAAACCCCGTCATACACGGCTCTCGGCGCTCCAGGACCAAACGGCAGCGGGCATTCAAGCGGTCTAGTCACGGTAGACCCCAACACCGGCGAGCCGATCTTCAATATGGACACGGAGCTTCTCAAAGAGCTGCCTCCGGAATGCCGCGAAGCGTACATTGAAGCGGCAATGAAGGAATGGGAATGGAAGCGGCAGTTCACTCCTGTCGGAGAGAATCGGGGAGTCAGCCGGCTAAAGATGAGCTACTCTTACGCTCCCTGA
- a CDS encoding uncharacterized protein (EggNog:ENOG410PH33~COG:G) codes for MGKPRLIILIRHAQSEGNKNREIHQSVPDHRVKLTPEGHRQALEAGRRLRAMLRPDDTLHFFTSPYRRTRETTEGILTSLTSDDPSPSPFPRNTIKVYEEPRLREQDFGNFQPCSAAMEKMWQERADYGHFFYRIPNGESAADAYDRVSGFNESLWRLFGEDDFASVCVLVTHGLMTRIFLMKWYHFSVEYFEDLRNINHCEFVVMEKNQDNGKYILQNQLRTWSELKLQRDLDKQKAKAAREAAFGTDIASTSPVMLTSVVPIRRKWGGCPDGCNHGSKSYRRKSPSLQKQNSQPAPEEATANNDGENEQQEALIPHPEHIDFTSRPVNPKPYLDHTHQTESEITRGLAILQLGGGRDAGGSRSGATSRASFASNRPDDEDLKNLYANGPINPGGIDDQEDQNGQTPRPPNMLNFAGSQHQLRTTLRDSRPHAMANSLGDTDDNGLASRRSSSSLCSNDEDGAAEKDPPPPSTNGEKAISDELQDEEEAVDMIKEREQGVQASVY; via the exons ATGGGCAAGCCTCGA CTAATTATTCTCATCCGCCATGCGCAATCCGAAGGAAACAAAAACCGGGAAATCCACCAGAGCGTCCCCGACCACCGAGTCAAACTCACTCCCGAGGGGCACAGGCAGGCCCTGGAAGCCGGGCGACGCCTGCGGGCCATGCTACGTCCGGACGATACTCTACACTTCTTCACCTCTCCCTATCGGCGAACGCGAGAAACAACTGAAGGCATCCTCACCTCTTTGACCTCAGACGATCCATCCCCATCCCCGTTCCCTCGAAATACAATCAAGGTCTACGAGGAACCCCGGCTGCGGGAGCAGGACTTTGGAAATTTCCAGCCATGCTCGGCGGCAATGGAGAAGATGTGGCAGGAACGTGCGGATTACGGGCACTTCTTCTACCGAATCCCCAACGGAGAGTCTGCCGCAGATGCATATGATCGAGTAAGCGGATTCAATGAGTCACTCTGGAGACTCTTTGGTGAAGACGACTTCGCCAGCGTGTGTGTGCTGGTCACCCACGGCTTGATGACACGCATATTCCTCATGAAATGGTACCACTTCAGCGTGGAGTATTTCGAGGACCTACGAAATATAAACCACTGCGAGTTTGTCGTGATGGAGAAGAACCAGGATAACGGAAAATATATCCTACAAAACCAGTTACGTACATGGTCCGAGCTCAAACTGCAGCGGGATCTGGACAAGCAAAAGGCCAAGGCTGCCCGAGAGGCCGCGTTTGGGACAGATATCGCCTCGACAAGCCCAGTGATGTTAACCTCCGTTGTCCCCATTCGACGAAAATGGGGAGGCTGTCCGGATGGCTGCAATCACGGTTCGAAATCGTATAGGAGAAAGAGTCCTTCCTTGCAAAAGCAAAACTCCCAACCCGCACCAGAGGAAGCGACAGCTAATAATGATGGCGAAAACGAGCAGCAAGAAGCCCTCATACCACACCCGGAGCACATCGACTTCACCAGCCGTCCAGTCAACCCCAAGCCCTACCTAGACCACACCCACCAGACCGAAAGCGAAATCACCCGAGGGCTCGCCATCCTCCAACTAGGCGGCGGAAGAGACGCCGGCGGCTCCCGCAGCGGCGCCACCAGCCGCGCCTCCTTCGCCTCCAACCGTCCAGACGACGAagatctgaaaaatctctaCGCCAACGGACCCATCAACCCCGGCGGCATAGACGACCAGGAGGACCAAAACGGGCAGACGCCCAGGCCACCAAACATGCTCAACTTTGCCGGCAGTCAGCACCAGCTGCGCACTACTCTCCGCGACAGCCGGCCCCATGCCATGGCAAATTCCCTGGGCGACACGGACGACAATGGCCTAGCCTCGCGCCGGTCGTCCTCGAGCCTTTGCTCCAACGACGAAGACGGTGCGGCCGAAAAAGACCCTCCTCCACCATCGACAAACGGAGAAAAGGCTATCTCCGACGAACTTCAGGACGAAGAGGAGGCCGTTGACATGATCAAGGAGCGCGAGCAGGGCGTTCAAGCGAGTGTATACTGA
- a CDS encoding uncharacterized protein (EggNog:ENOG410PGN5~COG:S), whose translation MTSPRDPRQVGERPLFSNTLDGTNNMPMLTLRELKMIEIMEAITDKPDWENKVFDDKITSKWRAEAMDLQPDEVTENMMDWVIKELQFKAKMYKEAGLVYVFDADVVKSDVKIPKSLQESLKTAVARLENVPEDAKDYHPGSDDQVLDLVHPSLFPLVYGRSRVIRNGCLTIEEGIKQSGRGEVLEWPGWEKQGTRRSNQNAWSKKFQWLPCDVSFAPVEQGADSGPVSFGTKDFRCKIRSYINNLHPDDHHDLYSVLEEIITRTIPLWNMTLSGARAFLPPKRINYSRATYHLDRENAPSQMEDEDDDEFWDRENQWEIDNRQVILPEPGEFKPRPISSAYQFVNDCGENVDRLKQGDDIDLHKDFKDSGLQVIVKLANIHLSPEKPNYPGGTWHVEGQLNERICASALYYYDCENITDSRLAFRASLFENSDAEVGYPQDHHDWLEKVFGLENHGPMVQELGSVSCKEGRLLTFPNTLQHRVQPFQLKDPTKPGHRKIVALFLVDPNVRITSTAEVPAQRSDWWRRLICLDRVLSRLPQELKDQVREDLGGFPFNMEEAKSLRLELMDERKEFVLYQDEKMHDYTFSLCEH comes from the exons ATGACGAGCCCGAGAGATCCTCGCCAGGTGGGCGAACGGCCTTTATTCTCGAATACCCTGGATGGAACCAACAA TATGCCTATGCTTACTTTGAGAGAATTGAAGATGATTGAGATAATGGAAGCGATAACTGACAAACCAGACTGGGAGAACAAG GTTTTTGACGATAAAATAACTTCGAAGTGGAGGGCCGAGGCTATGGACCTCCAGCCAGACGAGGTAACGGAGAATATGATGGATTGGGTGATTAAGGAACTTCAGTTCAAGGCAAAGATGTACAAAGAGGCGGGGCTGGTCTACGTATTTGACGCTGATGTCGTCAAATCCGATGTTAAAATCCCAAAGTCGCTACAGGAGTCATTGAAGACGGCCGTGGCGCGTCTAGAAAATGTACCCGAAGATGCAAAGGACTATCATCCGGGCTCCGACGATCAAGTTCTCGATCTCGTGCATCCCTCCCTCTTCCCACTTGTCTATGGGCGAAGCCGTGTCATCCGAAATGGGTGCCTAACAATTGAAGAAGGTATAAAGCAGTCGGGACGAGGTGAGGTCCTTGAATGGCCGGGTTGGGAAAAGCAAGGGACCCGCCGTTCAAACCAAAATGCATGGAGCAAAAAATTCCAATGGCTCCCGTGTGATGTTTCCTTTGCTCCTGTTGAACAGGGGGCGGATTCAGGCCCTGTGAGCTTTGGGACCAAGGACTTTCGCTGCAAGATTAGAAGTTACATTAATAACCTCCACCCCGACGATCATCACGATTTATATTCCGTGTTAGAGGAAATAATTACTCGCACAATCCCTCTCTGGAATATGACTCTGTCGGGTGCACGAGCCTTCCTGCCACCCAAACGCATTAATTACAGCAGAGCTACTTATCACCTGGACCGGGAGAATGCGCCTAGCCAGAtggaggatgaggacgaCGACGAATTCTGGGACAGGGAAAATCAGTGGGAAATTGACAACAGGCAAGTGATCCTCCCGGAACCCGGCGAATTTAAGCCCCGTCCTATCTCCTCCGCGTATCAGTTTGTAAACGATTGCGGAGAAAACGTCGACAGGTTGAAACAGGGAGACGATATCGATTTGCATAAGGATTTCAAAGACTCAGGCCTCCAGGTCATTGTGAAATTGGCAAACATCCATTTGAGCCCGGAGAAACCGAACTATCCGGGAGGAACTTGGCATGTGGAAGGGCAATTG AATGAGAGAATATGCGCATCGGCGTTATATTACTATGATTGCGAGAACATCACAGACAGTCGCCTCGCTTTCCGGGCGAGCCTTTTCGAAAATTCTGATGCGGAAGTCGGGTACCCGCAGGACCACCACGATTGGCTGGAAAAAGTATTCGGCCTTGAAAACCATGGTCCTATGGTTCAGGAGCTTGGAAGTGTGAGTTGTAAGGAAGGGCGACTCCTCACTTTCCCCAACACGCTCCAGCACCGTGTACAACCCTTCCAGCTGAAAGATCCGACCAAGCCTGGCCATCGGAAGATTGTTGCTCTCTTCCTCGTGGATCCAAATGTTCGCATCACTTCCACCGCTGAGGTTCCTGCTCAACGAAGTGACTGGTGGAGGAGGTTGATATGCTTGGACCGGGTCCTGAGCCGCCTGCCTCAAGAGCTAAAGGATCAAGTGCGAGAGGACTTGGGAGGATTTCCATTTAACATGGAAGAGGCAAAGAGCCTCCGGCTTGAGCTGATGGATGAACGGAAGGAATTTGTCTTGTATCAGGATGAAAAGATGCATGACTACACTTTCTCCCTTTGTGAACATTGA
- a CDS encoding uncharacterized protein (EggNog:ENOG410PPQ6~COG:S~TransMembrane:1 (o182-204i)~BUSCO:5999at33183): protein MPSFYSAAMNNGFPPTPPHVHLGNRMEVDQAYYPPGHPAYPVRYANGCDCTDQYPSSTGYCQRHPLSIHQQSLRSTRANREMKAANTMLSRQTMYPSMNVGSNLPPLRSNTTLPPMDSAVPPQYRRREPSAQSDQRPKEQKSTGGVAAHLDYDMDQMTDFVAEMAQGIVYPGTTVSRQFRKYVYQILSSTRLPSSTILLGLYYLSSRMRMLSTGEVYASGTGEVYRMLTIGLLLGSKFLDDNTFQNRSWSEVSNIPVSDLNSMELDWLFAFDWKIHNRIHSQNDGFLTWKAHWDTWRAKSDARVYHESRTKLAPIDTSIQRHSSIPKPLLSPEGPIPPQYQRGGWLTPMSSDYSPPSAPHTGPTTPDYYQAAPWPFNNPAPFSRTWVLPQQFVTSRSQPPSYRPTPSYVQGFSPTAWTGHGSACGCLYCAKSQEHYLPAMPFGVQPVAG from the exons ATGCCGTCCTTCTACTCTGCTGCCATGAACAATGGCTTCCCACCAACTCCTCCCCACGTCCATCTCGGTAATCGAATGGAGGTTGATCAGGCTTACTATCCTCCTGGTCACCCAGCCTATCCTGTGAGATATGCAAACGGCTGCGACTGCACCGACCAGTACCCGTCGTCGACGGGGTACTGCCAGCGCCATCCGCTGTCAATACACCAGCAGTCGTTGCGTTCCACTCGTGCCAATCGAGAAATGAAGGCAGCCAACACTATGCTATCTCGACAGACCATGTACCCGTCCATGAATGTTGGTTCAAATCTTCCTCCCCTGAGATCGAACACGACGCTTCCCCCCATGGACAGCGCCGTCCCACCTCAGTACAGACGTCGCGAACCATCGGCTCAGTCAGACCAGAGACCCAAGGAGCAAAAGTCAACTGGCGGAGTTGCAGCACATTTGGATTACGATATGGATCAAATGACAGATTTTGTGGCAGAAATGGCCCAGGGAAT CGTTTACCCAGGGACGACAGTATCGCGACAGTTTAGGAAATACGTCTATCAGATTCTTTCGTCGACCCGTTTACCTAGCTCCACTATCCTTTTAGGCCTGTACTATCTCTCCTCAAGAATGCGGATGCTCTCTACGGGGGAAGTATATGCATCCGGGACCGGAGAAGTTTATCGCATGCTCACGATCGGTTTATTACTTGGCAGCAAGTTCCTCGATGATAACACATTTCAGAATCGATCGTGGTCGGAGGTCAGCAACATCCCTGTTTCGGACTTAAATTCAATGGAGTTGGACTGGTTGTTTGCATTTGATTGGAAGATCCATAATCGCATCCACAGTCAGAATGATGGATTTTTGACTTGGAAGGCACACTGGGATACCTGGCGTGCAAAGTCCGATGCTCGAGTCTATCACGAGTCTCGCACGAAGTTGGCTCCGATTGACACGAGCATCCAGCGACACAGTTCGATCCCCAAGCCTCTGCTATCCCCAGAGGGACCGATTCCACCACAGTACCAGAGAGGCGGGTGGTTGACGCCAATGAGCTCGGACTATTCACCGCCATCTGCACCTCACACTGGCCCCACCACGCCGGATTACTACCAAGCCGCCCCATGGCCATTTAATAATCCGGCTCCATTTTCACGAACTTGGGTCCTTCCTCAGCAATTTGTTACGTCTCGCTCTCAGCCGCCATCGTATCGGCCAACCCCATCTTATGTTCAAGGATTTTCCCCAACGGCATGGACTGGCCATGGCAGTGCGTGTGGTTGTTTGTACTGTGCCAAGAGCCAGGAGCATTATCTCCCAGCAATGCCGTTTGGTGTCCAGCCGGTGGCAGGATGA